A genomic stretch from Arachis stenosperma cultivar V10309 chromosome 3, arast.V10309.gnm1.PFL2, whole genome shotgun sequence includes:
- the LOC130966703 gene encoding H/ACA ribonucleoprotein complex non-core subunit NAF1, with translation MDSQHSAATTTTNNTDGVPLADTNGSGLDPNSNGPIKSNCEKVETLGCAIEEGVEKISLLGASEAEVKAEIEAESESEESESSTSSSSESSSSSSEESGSGDSDSDDDDEEEEENGEDANADVEVEEGEIDGSDDDDDGEKMVSWSMEDDGGDGDDDEADVGGGEPIKSKNELEDLPPVPPINVTLEPSHQMRPVGVVMSKLGAKVIVEGVEKHDPLSEGSILWITESRKPLGLIDEIFGPVKNPYYVVRYNSENEVPTEVQGGTSISFVPEFANYVLNNKDLYKKGYDASGANDEELSDELEFSDDEKEAEYRRMQRMAKRGPNDQNPSKSKHNKKKVSPQKHAVTSIPKASAPPAAPPHDRRNCFPFPGQGQGPFAGTSAFPPFPIPNSNAGPNIPPNGVWTNGATLPQQPLPTVIPNVFPTNGMPWCPQNTQFPHQLPMPMPGVPFQQQLPQGALLPGVVQQNILAQAAIYAQGLMAQNQMAFGLNSPPFPQIQQPPMAQQGFPNNELSAQSSPNRGGPPQFHPGASASNNGGKTFHGAGRGGRKGWRPAK, from the exons ATGGATTCCCAACACAGCGCCGCCACCACCACGACCAACAACACCGATGGTGTTCCACTCGCCGATACAAACGGGTCGGGTCTCGATCCGAATTCCAATGGACCCATAAAGTCAAACTGTGAAAAGGTTGAGACTTTGGGGTGCGCCATTGAGGAAGGCGTAGAGAAAATCAGCTTATTGGGTGCCTCTGAAGCAGAAGTTAAAGCTGAAATTGAAGCCGAGAGCGAAAGTGAAGAGTCTGAGAGTTCCACGTCATCATCGTCGgagtcttcttcttcaagttcTGAGGAAAGCGGTAGCGGGGATAGTGacagtgatgatgatgatgaggaggaggaagagaatGGGGAAGATGCTAATGCTGACGTAGAAGTTGAAGAAGGTGAGATTGATGGTtccgatgatgatgatgatggagaaAAGATGGTTAGTTGGAGCATGGAAGATGATGGTGGTGacggtgatgatgatgaagctGATGTTGGAGGAGGAGAACCCATTAAATCAAAGAATGAACTTGAG GATCTCCCTCCAGTTCCCCCGATTAATGTGACCTTAGAACCAAGTCATCAGATGCGGCCAGTGGGAGTTGTTATGTCG AAACTCGGTGCTAAGGTCATTGTGGAAGGAGTTGAGAAGCATGATCCTCTTAGCGAAGGTTCTATCCTCTGGATAACTGAAAGTAGAAAACCACTAGGATTAATTGATGAAATCTTTGGACCAGTCAAAAACCCATATTATGTTGTGAGGTACAATTCCGAAAATGAAGTACCAACTGAGGTCCAAGGGGGAACCTCAATCTCATTCGTCCCTGAGTTCGCCAATTATGTGCTTAATAACAAGGATCTTTACAAGAAAGGTTATGATGCATCTGGTGCAAACGACGAAGAGTTGTCCGATGAATTAGAGTTTTCAGATGATGAGAAGGAAGCGGAATACAGGAGAATGCAAAGAATGGCCAAGAGAGGTCCAAATGATCAAAATCCCAGTAAGAGTAAACATAATAAAAAGAAGGTTTCACCACAAAAGCATGCAGTAACTTCCATCCCCAAAGCTTCTGCTCCACCTGCCGCACCACCTCATGATCGCAGAAATTGTTTTCCTTTTCCAGGACAAGGACAAGGCCCTTTTGCCGGAACTTCTGCATTTCCACCATTTCCGATTCCAAACTCAAACGCAGGTCCTAACATCCCACCCAATGGAGTTTGGACAAATGGGGCAACACTTCCGCAGCAGCCATTGCCTACTGTTATTCCTAACGTATTTCCAACGAATGGCATGCCTTGGTGCCCGCAAAACACTCAATTTCCTCATCAGTTGCCAATGCCAATGCCCGGAGTTCCATTTCAACAGCAGTTACCTCAGGGAGCATTGTTGCCTGGGGTGGTCCAGCAAAATATACTTGCACAAGCCGCCATATATGCGCAGGGGCTTATGGCTCAAAACCAAATGGCATTTGGGTTGAACTCCCCACCCTTCCCGCAGATTCAGCAACCACCTATGGCGCAACAGGGTTTTCCAAACAATGAATTGTCGGCACAATCTAGTCCTAATCGAGGTGGACCTCCCCAATTTCATCCGGGTGCATCTGCTAGTAATAATGGAGGGAAAACATTTCATGGTGCTGGTAGGGGTGGTAGGAAAGGATGGAGACCAGCCAAGTGA
- the LOC130969633 gene encoding protein ULTRAPETALA 1-like, with protein sequence MANGESGVVAAIFGEDELSEVSGVKRVGDYVEITCGCTSHRYGDAVGRLRVFVNGYLEITCECTPGCQEDKLSPSAFEKHSGRETARKWKNNIWVIVKGEKVPLFKTVLLKYYNQVSKAAALKSQSGRSHRDEFVRCTVCNKERRFRLRSKEECRVHHDALADANWKCSDLQYDKITCDDEEERGSRRVYRGCTRSPTCKGCTSCVCFGCSICRFSDCSCQTCTDFTSNVKV encoded by the exons atggcgAATGGAGAGAGTGGGGTAGTGGCAGCAATCTTCGGTGAGGATGAGCTGAGTGAGGTGAGTGGCGTGAAGCGAGTTGGTGACTATGTTGAAATCACGTGCGGTTGTACTAGCCACAGGTATGGTGATGCTGTTGGAAGGCTTAGGGTTTTCGTTAATGGCTACCTTGAAATCACTTGTGAATGCACCCCTGGTTGCCAAGAAG ACAAGTTGAGTCCTTCTGCATTTGAGAAACACTCTGGAAGAGAAACAGCTCGAAAGTGGAAGAACAACATATGGGTAATAGTGAAGGGTGAGAAGGTTCCATTGTTCAAAACAGTGCTACTCAAATACTACAACCAAGTTTCAAAAGCTGCTGCTCTTAAATCCCAAAGTGGAAGGTCACACCGTGATGAGTTTGTTAGGTGCACAGTGTGCAACAAAGAGCGCAGGTTCCGTCTGAGGAGTAAAGAGGAATGCCGAGTTCACCATGATGCTTTGGCAGATGCTAATTGGAAATGTTCTGATCTCCAATATGACAA AATTACAtgtgatgatgaagaagaacgAGGGAGCCGCAGAGTATACAGGGGATGCACTCGCTCTCCGACATGCAAAGGTTGCACCTCCTGTGTCTGTTTCGGCTGCAGCATTTGCCGCTTTTCAGATTGCAGCTGCCAGACTTGTACTGACTTCACAAGCAATGTCAAAGTTTGA